One Owenweeksia hongkongensis DSM 17368 genomic region harbors:
- a CDS encoding SUMF1/EgtB/PvdO family nonheme iron enzyme, whose protein sequence is MHFFKYTLTIFVGAIILSSFSPYRKNPAGTSSVPGLANTFLDKTEITNIAWKEYLYDIKEQEGEESEEYKQSLPDFAVWEMAYGENFIASKAYDDYPLVGVSYQQAIAYCEWRSARVSEKEHRKIEYKLPSLKEYKMVTRDEDKNKMAEGLYSTNFGFRTFSGICENAAEMTNKEGISIAGANRTTCLETKEYHSPSPSLGFRCMAVLK, encoded by the coding sequence ATGCATTTTTTCAAATACACATTGACCATTTTTGTTGGAGCAATTATTCTTAGCTCCTTTTCCCCTTACCGGAAAAATCCAGCAGGCACCTCTAGTGTACCTGGTTTAGCAAATACTTTTTTGGACAAAACTGAAATCACCAACATAGCGTGGAAGGAATATTTATATGACATCAAAGAGCAGGAAGGCGAAGAGTCTGAAGAGTACAAACAGTCACTTCCAGACTTTGCCGTATGGGAGATGGCCTATGGAGAAAACTTTATCGCCTCCAAAGCTTATGATGACTACCCTTTAGTTGGTGTTTCTTACCAGCAAGCAATTGCCTACTGTGAATGGAGGTCAGCAAGGGTAAGTGAAAAAGAACATCGAAAGATTGAATACAAACTCCCCTCGCTAAAAGAATATAAAATGGTGACACGGGATGAGGATAAAAACAAAATGGCCGAGGGGCTTTATTCTACCAATTTTGGCTTCCGTACTTTTTCAGGAATTTGTGAAAATGCAGCTGAAATGACCAATAAAGAAGGGATTTCTATTGCTGGAGCCAATCGCACAACTTGCCTCGAAACTAAAGAGTATCACTCTCCCTCTCCTTCTCTTGGATTTCGCTGTATGGCTGTTTTGAAGTAG
- a CDS encoding cytochrome-c peroxidase, producing the protein MNKKFLVLVIIAFVTIGMQFSFMVKNTTDDVRNLALTYATEMLKATEKLEITAQAFSDGEVDAESFRQVVFETRKVYKQNEFLLEYFYPITVKGQINGAPLPHLDPYFPRPVIHEPTGLQTIDEIAFSEEIDENKDELVKLSHDVNIHYRNLYRDFKNHPFLDREVFEAARFEIIRIFTMGVSGFDTPGSLNGIEESKSALEALRDCFEKYTQDLDKEDKRVGKNTIKLFDGAIEAVSNSPDFNEFDRLAFLKEYIDPLFAAILDLQLALNIETINETTSLKQSTNYFARSIFDEDFLNPYYYTRFGKNSDNPKLRELGEKLFYETRLSADGRGSCASCHHPDKAFTDGQPKSKALNGDGELLRNAPTLLNSAYAKRFFLDMRAMKLEDQVEHVVINPKEFHTSFPSMFKTIEQDSIYKNMFAMAFPEFAGKQMINKTTVSQALASYMISLKSFNSPFDKYVRGETDHIDKSVKRGFNLFMGKAACGTCHFAPTFAGLAPPMYQDSESEVLGVLKNPKAEVPEIDTDRGRGVNKNPMEEVWFYDMSFKTVTVRNVEFTGPYFHNGAYETLEEVLEFYNNGGAVGLGLDLDHQTLAGDSLKLEPSEVQEIISFMKSLSDVSSFQEVNF; encoded by the coding sequence ATGAATAAAAAGTTTCTCGTTTTAGTAATTATCGCTTTTGTAACCATTGGTATGCAGTTTTCCTTTATGGTAAAAAATACAACCGATGATGTGCGAAACCTTGCACTAACGTATGCCACTGAAATGCTAAAGGCCACTGAAAAATTAGAAATTACGGCTCAGGCATTCAGCGATGGAGAAGTGGATGCGGAGAGCTTTAGGCAGGTTGTTTTTGAAACGAGAAAAGTGTACAAGCAAAATGAATTTTTGCTTGAATACTTTTACCCTATTACTGTAAAAGGGCAAATAAACGGAGCGCCATTGCCACATCTTGACCCTTATTTTCCGCGCCCGGTAATTCATGAACCGACTGGGTTGCAAACTATTGATGAGATTGCTTTTTCAGAAGAGATTGATGAGAACAAAGATGAGCTGGTAAAGCTTTCGCATGATGTGAATATCCATTATCGAAACCTATACAGAGATTTTAAAAATCATCCTTTTTTGGATAGAGAAGTGTTTGAAGCCGCTCGCTTTGAGATCATACGTATTTTCACTATGGGTGTAAGCGGTTTTGATACACCTGGCTCGCTAAATGGAATTGAGGAAAGTAAGTCTGCTTTGGAGGCACTTAGAGATTGCTTTGAAAAATACACTCAGGATCTTGATAAAGAGGATAAACGTGTAGGTAAGAATACCATTAAACTTTTTGATGGTGCAATTGAAGCAGTGTCTAATAGTCCCGATTTCAATGAATTTGATCGCTTGGCCTTTCTCAAAGAATATATAGATCCACTTTTTGCCGCTATTTTGGATCTTCAGCTTGCGCTAAACATTGAAACTATTAACGAAACTACCTCTCTAAAACAATCTACAAACTACTTTGCTCGAAGCATTTTTGATGAGGATTTTCTCAACCCTTATTACTACACTCGTTTTGGTAAAAATTCGGATAATCCAAAGCTTAGAGAACTTGGTGAAAAACTATTTTATGAAACCCGATTAAGTGCAGATGGACGTGGGAGTTGTGCTAGCTGCCATCATCCCGATAAGGCTTTTACTGATGGTCAGCCAAAATCAAAAGCACTAAATGGCGATGGAGAACTGTTGCGAAATGCACCTACTCTTTTAAATTCAGCTTACGCAAAACGTTTCTTCCTGGATATGCGAGCCATGAAGCTGGAAGATCAGGTGGAGCATGTGGTGATCAATCCTAAAGAATTTCACACAAGCTTTCCAAGCATGTTTAAAACGATTGAACAAGACAGTATCTACAAAAATATGTTTGCCATGGCCTTTCCTGAATTTGCAGGCAAACAAATGATAAATAAAACTACCGTTTCACAGGCCTTGGCGTCTTATATGATTAGCTTGAAATCCTTCAATAGCCCTTTTGATAAATACGTGAGAGGGGAAACAGACCATATTGATAAAAGTGTAAAACGAGGCTTCAACCTCTTTATGGGAAAAGCAGCTTGTGGTACTTGCCACTTTGCACCAACCTTTGCCGGACTTGCGCCACCCATGTATCAGGATAGTGAATCAGAGGTACTTGGCGTGTTAAAAAATCCCAAGGCAGAGGTGCCAGAAATTGATACGGATCGCGGACGAGGGGTAAATAAAAACCCTATGGAAGAGGTATGGTTTTATGATATGTCTTTTAAAACTGTAACTGTAAGAAATGTGGAGTTTACGGGGCCTTATTTTCATAATGGAGCTTACGAAACTCTAGAAGAAGTCCTTGAATTTTACAATAATGGAGGAGCTGTAGGTTTAGGTCTAGACTTAGACCATCAAACGCTTGCCGGTGATTCTTTAAAACTTGAACCCAGCGAAGTGCAAGAGATCATTTCCTTCATGAAATCTCTTTCCGATGTTAGCTCCTTTCAAGAAGTCAATTTCTAA
- a CDS encoding amidophosphoribosyltransferase, with translation MSDAIKHECGIALVRLKKPLDFYLEKYGTALYGVNKMYLLMEKQHNRGQDGAGLANIKLDMPPGSRYISRHRSNDKTPIQDLFQHINKRISDGVGENRERLQDPEWLKQNLPYVGELYLGHLRYGTYGGNSVEQCHPFLRQNNWVTRNLILAGNFNMTNVDELFTQLVDLGQHPKEKADTVTILEKIGHFLDEQNEKLYRKFKKEGLEKRDITDLIAKDLSIKKILRKSAKHWDGGYAMAGLFGHGDAFVLRDPSGIRPAYFYDDDEVTVVASERPVIQTAFNVPIESIKEIDPGHALIIKKSGHARLEMIKEPLERKACSFERIYFSRGNDADIYRERIDLGNRVCPAILDEVDHDLKNTVFSFIPNTAEISFYGMVKGMESYLNEVKRDKILKHEGTLEGDKLQELLEIRPRVEKSIWKDVKMRTFITEDSSRDDLVSHVYDITYETVKPTDNLVVIDDSIVRGTTLKQSILKILDRLNPKKIVVVSSAPQIRYPDCYGIDMAKLGDFIAFRAAIALLKERGLDNVIDNVYEKCLAQAELPESEIQNFVKEIYEPFSPQEVSDKIAEILTPPEVRAEVKIIFQTIEDLHASCPNNLGDWYFTGDFPTAGGMRVVNKAFLNFYEGKNVRAY, from the coding sequence ATGAGCGATGCCATTAAACACGAGTGCGGAATAGCACTTGTCCGGTTAAAAAAACCACTAGACTTTTACCTTGAAAAGTACGGTACTGCCCTCTATGGGGTTAACAAAATGTACCTGCTCATGGAGAAGCAGCACAACCGTGGGCAAGATGGCGCAGGCCTTGCCAACATTAAGCTGGATATGCCTCCTGGTAGCCGCTACATCAGCCGCCACCGCTCCAATGATAAAACTCCTATTCAGGATCTTTTTCAGCACATCAACAAAAGAATAAGTGATGGTGTGGGCGAAAATCGTGAGCGCCTGCAGGATCCGGAATGGCTTAAACAAAATCTTCCCTACGTAGGAGAACTTTACTTGGGTCACCTTCGATACGGTACCTATGGCGGAAACTCTGTAGAGCAATGTCACCCATTTTTGCGTCAAAACAACTGGGTAACCCGTAACCTTATCCTTGCCGGAAACTTCAACATGACTAATGTTGATGAGCTTTTTACACAATTAGTGGACTTGGGTCAGCACCCAAAAGAAAAAGCGGATACCGTGACTATTCTTGAAAAAATAGGTCACTTTTTGGATGAGCAAAATGAGAAGCTTTACCGCAAGTTTAAAAAAGAAGGTCTTGAAAAACGCGATATCACAGACCTCATAGCGAAAGATTTAAGCATTAAAAAAATATTGCGCAAAAGCGCTAAGCACTGGGATGGTGGGTATGCAATGGCCGGATTGTTTGGTCATGGTGATGCTTTTGTTCTTCGTGATCCTTCTGGCATTCGCCCCGCATATTTTTATGATGATGACGAAGTAACCGTAGTAGCTTCTGAGCGCCCGGTTATTCAAACGGCATTCAACGTTCCTATTGAGTCCATCAAAGAAATTGACCCTGGTCATGCTTTGATCATCAAAAAGAGTGGGCATGCCCGTCTGGAAATGATCAAAGAACCATTGGAAAGAAAAGCATGCTCTTTTGAGCGCATCTATTTTTCCCGTGGCAATGATGCTGACATTTATCGCGAACGTATCGATCTTGGAAATAGAGTTTGCCCCGCCATTTTGGACGAGGTAGACCACGACCTTAAAAACACTGTGTTCTCTTTTATCCCCAACACCGCTGAAATTTCGTTTTATGGAATGGTAAAAGGGATGGAATCTTACCTCAACGAAGTGAAGCGAGACAAGATTTTGAAACACGAAGGAACCTTAGAAGGTGATAAACTTCAGGAGCTTTTGGAAATCCGTCCACGTGTGGAGAAATCCATCTGGAAGGATGTGAAGATGCGCACCTTTATTACCGAGGATAGCAGCCGCGATGATTTGGTAAGCCACGTTTACGACATCACTTATGAAACGGTAAAACCTACCGACAACCTTGTGGTGATTGACGATAGTATCGTAAGAGGAACAACTTTGAAACAAAGTATTCTTAAGATTTTGGATCGTCTTAATCCTAAGAAAATTGTGGTGGTTTCTTCTGCTCCGCAAATTCGCTACCCAGACTGCTACGGTATTGACATGGCTAAGCTTGGTGATTTTATCGCTTTCCGTGCTGCCATTGCATTGCTAAAAGAAAGAGGGTTAGACAATGTGATTGACAACGTTTACGAAAAGTGTTTAGCGCAAGCGGAACTTCCAGAAAGTGAAATTCAGAATTTTGTAAAAGAAATTTATGAGCCTTTCAGCCCTCAGGAAGTTTCAGATAAAATTGCTGAAATACTTACTCCACCAGAAGTGCGAGCTGAAGTAAAAATAATCTTCCAAACTATTGAAGACCTGCACGCTTCGTGCCCAAATAACTTAGGAGACTGGTACTTTACCGGAGATTTCCCAACTGCTGGGGGAATGCGCGTGGTAAACAAGGCCTTCCTTAACTTTTATGAAGGAAAGAATGTGAGAGCTTACTAA
- a CDS encoding S46 family peptidase gives MKKFFALALAFLLALPSFADEGMWLPILLNRNYEDMKAHGLQLTAEELYSVNNSSLKDAIVSLGGFCTGEIISENGLLLTNHHCGFEAIQTHSTVEHNYLDDGFWARSYKEELPNEGLFVRFLVRMEDVSERVNAELTEEMTQDERDAKIREMGKTISDEATNGNHYDANVKSFFHGNEFYLFVYETFNDVRLVGAPPSSVGKFGGDTDNWMWPRHTGDFSMFRVYTAPDGSPAEYSEENIPLKPKHSLPVSVDGVKDGDFTMIFGYPGSTDRFLSSYGVQQAIDKYNPTVVKIREEKLAIMKKYMEADEATRIQYSSKYARVSNYWKYFIGQTEQLKNNKVYDKKLVIEEDFDNWVSANPARKEKYGQALPLLKNAYAESDSYVAANVYVIEAGLTGSDLALFAFRFNRLMGATFSMKEQMEAKMKEAKTDEEKQAIKEEYEGKINSVMASLNEQVESHFKDYNQALDKELFASLFKMYSKDVKPDQQPEFFAMVNKKYKGDWDKFADKVYDKSFLVSKERVLEYLEDPSQKELDNDLASIVGNELYTMYRGSSEAHADVDANMEKGYRLFTAGLREMNPDKNYAPDANSTMRVTYGNVGSYHPKDGVFYNYYTTADGILQKEDPNDPEFVVPEKLQEMIKEGDFGPYANEEGKLPVCFISNNDITGGNSGSPVINAKGELIGCAFDGNWEAMSGDIFFEDRLQRTISVDSRYILFIIDKYAGATNLIEEMNIVRSAASETPSVESKKEIDEAVNVQN, from the coding sequence ATGAAGAAGTTCTTTGCATTGGCTCTCGCATTTTTGCTAGCCTTGCCATCATTTGCAGACGAAGGAATGTGGTTGCCTATTTTGCTAAACCGCAACTATGAAGATATGAAGGCTCACGGCCTACAGCTTACCGCTGAAGAGTTATATTCAGTGAACAACTCAAGTCTTAAAGACGCTATTGTTTCTCTTGGAGGATTTTGTACGGGAGAAATCATTTCAGAAAACGGTCTTTTATTAACCAATCACCACTGTGGTTTTGAAGCTATTCAAACACATTCTACTGTTGAACACAATTACTTGGATGATGGCTTTTGGGCACGTTCTTACAAAGAGGAATTGCCAAACGAAGGTCTTTTTGTTCGCTTTTTGGTAAGAATGGAAGATGTGAGCGAAAGAGTAAATGCTGAGCTTACCGAAGAAATGACCCAGGACGAGCGTGATGCTAAGATCCGTGAAATGGGAAAAACTATTTCTGACGAAGCTACCAACGGCAATCATTATGACGCTAACGTAAAAAGCTTTTTTCACGGAAATGAATTTTACCTTTTTGTTTATGAAACGTTTAATGACGTTCGTTTGGTAGGAGCACCTCCTAGCTCAGTAGGTAAATTTGGTGGAGACACCGATAACTGGATGTGGCCACGTCATACTGGTGATTTTTCTATGTTTCGCGTGTACACCGCGCCTGATGGTTCGCCAGCAGAGTACTCGGAAGAAAACATTCCATTGAAGCCTAAGCACTCTCTACCAGTTTCTGTGGATGGTGTAAAGGATGGTGACTTTACTATGATTTTTGGTTACCCAGGAAGCACAGATCGCTTCTTGAGCAGCTATGGAGTGCAGCAAGCTATTGATAAGTACAACCCTACTGTGGTGAAAATTCGTGAGGAGAAGCTTGCCATAATGAAGAAGTACATGGAAGCTGATGAAGCTACTCGTATCCAGTATTCTTCTAAATATGCTCGTGTTTCTAACTATTGGAAATACTTTATCGGGCAAACTGAGCAGCTTAAAAACAATAAAGTTTACGATAAGAAACTAGTAATAGAAGAAGATTTTGACAATTGGGTAAGTGCCAACCCTGCTCGTAAAGAGAAATATGGACAAGCCCTGCCTCTTTTGAAAAATGCTTATGCTGAATCTGACAGTTATGTAGCTGCTAATGTGTATGTAATCGAAGCTGGACTTACAGGTTCTGATTTAGCTTTGTTTGCCTTCCGTTTCAATCGTTTGATGGGTGCTACATTTAGCATGAAAGAGCAGATGGAAGCCAAAATGAAAGAGGCTAAAACTGATGAAGAAAAGCAAGCTATCAAAGAAGAGTATGAAGGCAAAATAAACTCTGTAATGGCTAGCCTTAATGAGCAGGTAGAAAGTCACTTTAAGGATTATAACCAAGCTTTGGATAAAGAGCTTTTTGCTAGCCTGTTTAAAATGTACAGCAAAGATGTAAAACCTGACCAACAGCCAGAATTCTTTGCTATGGTAAACAAAAAGTACAAAGGCGATTGGGACAAATTTGCCGATAAGGTATATGACAAATCATTTTTGGTAAGCAAAGAAAGAGTGCTTGAATACTTAGAAGATCCAAGCCAAAAAGAACTAGACAACGATCTAGCTTCTATTGTAGGAAACGAACTTTATACCATGTACAGAGGTTCGTCTGAAGCTCACGCTGATGTAGATGCTAACATGGAAAAAGGTTACCGTCTATTCACCGCTGGTCTTAGAGAAATGAACCCAGACAAGAATTACGCTCCTGATGCAAACAGCACCATGCGTGTAACTTATGGTAATGTAGGAAGCTACCACCCAAAAGATGGCGTATTCTATAACTACTACACCACTGCTGACGGTATCCTTCAAAAAGAAGATCCAAATGATCCAGAATTTGTAGTGCCTGAAAAGCTTCAGGAAATGATAAAAGAAGGTGACTTTGGCCCTTATGCAAATGAAGAAGGGAAATTACCAGTTTGCTTTATTAGTAATAATGATATTACTGGTGGTAACTCAGGAAGCCCTGTTATCAATGCCAAAGGAGAACTTATCGGTTGTGCATTTGATGGAAACTGGGAAGCAATGAGCGGTGATATTTTCTTTGAAGATAGATTGCAACGCACCATTTCGGTTGACTCTCGCTACATCCTTTTCATTATTGATAAGTATGCTGGCGCTACCAACCTCATTGAAGAAATGAACATTGTAAGATCAGCAGCAAGTGAAACACCTTCTGTAGAAAGCAAAAAAGAGATTGACGAAGCTGTGAACGTGCAGAACTAA
- a CDS encoding bestrophin family protein: MVVYNAKDWFGLIFKFHKAETFHKLRLVMLSLAVYTAIICVIEIDIYHLQYASTTAVHSLLGFVISLLLVFRTNTAYDRWWEGRKQWGALVNVSRNFSLKINAFIPKEEKERKMKLAAMTAAYAGVLRDHLRNESTFVIATNLPDFMKDEVGDTEHIPNFLANAMQHSLLEMYQKEEISEGAYLAMLQDLNAFTDICGACERIKKTPIPYTYNIFIKKFIFAYIMTMPFGFVSDFGYWTVGITIFTFYALASLELIAEEIEDPFGKDSNDLPTDGLAETIAKNVAEVVR, translated from the coding sequence ATGGTTGTTTACAACGCGAAGGACTGGTTTGGGTTAATATTTAAATTTCATAAAGCGGAGACGTTTCATAAGCTAAGGCTGGTGATGCTGAGCTTGGCGGTATATACCGCCATAATATGTGTTATAGAAATTGATATCTATCATTTACAGTATGCATCTACCACAGCAGTGCATAGTCTTTTGGGTTTTGTTATTTCTCTTCTTTTAGTTTTTAGAACTAATACCGCCTATGATAGATGGTGGGAAGGACGTAAACAGTGGGGAGCTTTAGTAAACGTGAGTCGTAATTTTTCTTTAAAAATCAATGCTTTTATTCCTAAAGAGGAAAAGGAGCGAAAGATGAAATTAGCGGCTATGACAGCTGCTTATGCGGGAGTATTAAGAGATCATTTACGAAATGAGTCAACCTTTGTGATAGCTACCAATTTGCCCGACTTTATGAAAGATGAGGTTGGTGACACAGAGCATATTCCAAATTTTTTGGCAAATGCTATGCAGCATAGCCTTTTGGAGATGTATCAAAAAGAGGAGATAAGTGAAGGAGCCTACCTGGCCATGCTTCAAGACTTGAATGCTTTTACAGATATATGTGGCGCTTGTGAGCGAATTAAGAAAACGCCAATACCTTATACGTATAACATCTTTATCAAGAAGTTCATCTTTGCCTACATCATGACCATGCCTTTTGGTTTCGTTTCTGACTTTGGCTATTGGACGGTAGGCATCACCATTTTCACCTTTTATGCCTTGGCAAGTTTGGAGCTTATTGCTGAAGAAATTGAAGATCCGTTTGGAAAAGACTCTAATGACTTGCCTACTGATGGTTTGGCTGAGACTATAGCAAAGAATGTTGCGGAGGTGGTGAGGTAG
- the pdeM gene encoding ligase-associated DNA damage response endonuclease PdeM: MQLLPEKAIYWEDQKALLIADAHFGKVTHFRKAGMAIPEQAAHRNLNTLQQLITEYKPEKVLFLGDLFHSEMNTEWLLFKELLLEFPNVEFTLIQGNHDILHKHSYDNTTMRVVRELNLEPYNFTHEPEEHPSLYNLSGHLHPGVRMQRKGRQSMRLPCFYFGKKNGVLPAFGEFTGLHIISPKKDDHIFIISGKVVQQAL, from the coding sequence TTGCAGCTATTACCAGAAAAAGCAATCTATTGGGAAGACCAAAAGGCATTGCTAATTGCTGACGCACACTTTGGGAAGGTGACGCATTTTCGCAAAGCAGGAATGGCCATTCCTGAACAAGCTGCACATAGAAACCTGAATACTTTACAGCAGCTAATCACAGAGTACAAACCAGAAAAAGTACTCTTTCTTGGAGACTTGTTTCATTCTGAAATGAACACTGAGTGGCTCCTGTTTAAAGAGTTACTGTTAGAATTTCCAAATGTGGAATTCACACTTATACAAGGAAACCATGACATTTTGCATAAGCATAGTTATGATAACACGACAATGAGGGTGGTTCGTGAACTAAACCTCGAACCTTACAATTTTACGCATGAACCAGAAGAGCATCCAAGCCTTTATAACCTAAGTGGACACTTGCACCCCGGAGTAAGAATGCAAAGAAAAGGAAGGCAAAGTATGCGTCTGCCTTGTTTTTATTTTGGTAAAAAAAATGGAGTGTTACCAGCCTTTGGAGAATTTACCGGCCTTCACATTATCTCCCCGAAAAAAGATGATCACATCTTTATAATTTCAGGAAAAGTGGTGCAGCAAGCCCTATAA
- a CDS encoding response regulator — protein sequence MCINAQPSAKLGVLDLREVNFSGQTTVPLSGEWRVYPGEYYAQERIVDTAGLFFDPANGWYGERGGMFRKQQTGIATYDLTVVISEDAPNLSVKIPIINTAYKLLVNNEQVASVGKVGKFDETSEPYWEYFTRSVKLSPGRNNFRLIISNFDHHRAGMFQPIVLGEESHMNTIRNLRVGSVLFLTGCLLVAGVFALGLFWFKTSDVSGLLFFFFCIFYSFWVSTSSYVVIPSLLSDWTWISVIRLEYMTLAFSIIFYGYFINATLKENVKSWIFHLCTIISLLFISVTLFGEASLFTMVYPYFIAFMGIIYFLIIISALKLALFSHKLTWINLIGYTALCLVIVMRVLTSNGVIPEYKGLDVIGNITFIFSQAMFMAIMFGRKYRDTSLAALAASRTRDDFLNTMSHELKTPMNAILGMATFLEKSKLSNSQRDKLKAIKSNGESLMSLITDVLSISEVGTGKLKLKNTVLSIESCVDSALSLSKQHLNKEKVKFTSYIDPKLPKHVRGDSSRIKQVLMHVLNGAFKSTSKGVVELQVKLDSQDEDKVCVRFELSDTGNRNHDGSASSSFSLFKVGSLSGKSQKPAEGEMHMVKELVELMGGTLEISRVNTKGTKVVFTLALQTFDENTNRRTRSMFTGHEVDPTLKVLYAEDNPVNQKLIVLMLDALGLKVDIAKDGNEAVEMATKKYYNIILMDIQMPVMDGLEASRRIIQNSSARPIIIATTANLAEVDKRKCFEAGMNDFVSKPINQEELKLTIIKWQGLKKYLDDSDDSIVKLSS from the coding sequence ATGTGTATTAATGCTCAGCCCTCTGCTAAACTAGGCGTGCTCGATCTTCGTGAAGTTAACTTTTCTGGGCAGACAACAGTTCCCTTGTCAGGTGAATGGCGTGTGTATCCCGGGGAGTATTATGCGCAAGAAAGAATCGTGGACACTGCGGGACTATTTTTTGATCCTGCAAACGGCTGGTACGGTGAGAGAGGGGGTATGTTTCGTAAACAACAGACAGGAATTGCTACCTACGATTTGACAGTAGTCATATCTGAGGATGCCCCGAACCTATCTGTTAAAATCCCAATAATAAACACTGCCTACAAATTGCTAGTAAATAACGAGCAAGTTGCTAGTGTGGGAAAAGTTGGGAAGTTTGATGAAACCAGCGAACCGTATTGGGAATACTTTACACGTTCGGTAAAATTAAGTCCTGGTAGAAATAACTTTCGTCTAATTATTTCAAATTTTGATCACCATCGTGCAGGTATGTTTCAACCCATAGTTTTGGGTGAAGAGTCTCATATGAATACTATCCGAAACCTTAGGGTGGGCAGTGTTTTGTTTTTGACTGGATGTCTATTGGTGGCAGGTGTTTTTGCTCTGGGTCTTTTTTGGTTCAAAACCTCGGATGTATCGGGACTTCTGTTTTTCTTCTTTTGTATTTTCTATAGTTTTTGGGTTTCAACTAGCAGTTATGTAGTTATACCTTCTTTGCTCAGTGATTGGACGTGGATTTCTGTAATCAGACTTGAGTACATGACTCTTGCCTTTTCCATAATTTTTTACGGGTACTTCATTAATGCTACTTTAAAGGAAAACGTAAAATCGTGGATATTTCACCTTTGTACAATTATCAGCTTACTCTTCATTTCGGTCACGTTATTTGGGGAAGCATCCTTGTTTACAATGGTATACCCATATTTTATCGCATTCATGGGGATCATTTACTTTTTAATAATTATTAGTGCACTTAAGCTAGCCTTGTTTTCTCATAAACTCACTTGGATAAATTTAATAGGTTATACAGCACTTTGTCTAGTTATTGTAATGAGGGTCTTGACTTCTAACGGAGTTATTCCTGAGTATAAGGGGTTAGATGTCATCGGTAATATTACTTTCATTTTTTCTCAAGCAATGTTCATGGCTATCATGTTTGGGCGTAAGTATCGAGATACTTCATTGGCAGCATTGGCGGCATCGCGCACAAGGGATGATTTTTTGAATACAATGAGTCATGAGCTCAAAACCCCCATGAACGCTATTTTGGGAATGGCTACTTTTTTAGAGAAATCAAAGTTGTCAAATTCTCAAAGGGATAAATTAAAAGCTATAAAAAGTAATGGTGAATCGCTGATGTCGCTTATTACCGATGTGCTCAGTATTTCTGAAGTAGGAACAGGTAAACTGAAACTTAAAAACACTGTGTTGAGCATTGAGTCTTGCGTAGATTCTGCATTGTCATTATCCAAACAACATCTGAATAAAGAAAAAGTAAAATTCACTTCTTACATAGATCCTAAGCTGCCAAAACATGTGAGAGGAGACAGTTCTCGCATAAAGCAGGTGTTGATGCATGTTCTTAATGGCGCTTTTAAAAGCACCAGTAAGGGAGTGGTGGAGCTGCAGGTGAAGTTGGATTCGCAGGATGAGGACAAAGTTTGTGTGAGATTTGAATTATCTGATACGGGGAATAGGAATCATGATGGAAGTGCTTCATCGAGTTTTAGTTTATTTAAGGTGGGTAGCCTTAGTGGTAAGTCTCAGAAGCCGGCTGAAGGTGAAATGCACATGGTTAAGGAACTAGTAGAGCTTATGGGGGGGACGCTGGAAATAAGTAGAGTGAACACCAAAGGAACCAAGGTGGTGTTTACCTTAGCGCTTCAAACGTTTGATGAGAATACTAATAGACGCACCCGTTCCATGTTTACAGGGCATGAAGTGGATCCAACACTTAAGGTATTATATGCCGAAGATAATCCGGTAAATCAAAAGCTCATTGTACTAATGTTGGATGCCTTAGGGTTAAAAGTAGACATTGCCAAGGATGGTAATGAGGCTGTGGAAATGGCGACTAAAAAATATTACAATATCATTTTAATGGATATTCAAATGCCGGTTATGGATGGCCTCGAAGCATCTAGACGTATTATTCAAAACTCTAGTGCAAGACCCATAATCATTGCTACTACAGCAAACTTGGCTGAGGTGGATAAACGCAAGTGCTTTGAAGCAGGTATGAATGACTTTGTAAGCAAGCCAATAAATCAGGAAGAATTAAAACTAACCATTATAAAGTGGCAGGGTCTTAAAAAGTATCTTGATGATTCTGATGATAGTATTGTCAAGCTCTCATCCTAG